A genomic window from Dechloromonas sp. A34 includes:
- the hisS gene encoding histidine--tRNA ligase produces the protein MSQTLQAVRGMNDILPEEAAFWELFEDTIRAWLKGYGYRPIRMPIVEPTPLFKRAIGEVTDIVEKEMYSFIDGLNGEALTLRPEGTAGCVRAVIEHNLAARQTQRLYYIGQMFRHERPQKGRYRQFHQVGVESFGFTGPDIDAEMILMGARLWADLGLDGIELQLNSLGQAEERAQHRAALIAYFEEHAELLDEDAKRRLHTNPLRILDTKNPAMQDLCAAAPRLIDYLGAESLAHFEGVQRVLRDAGIPFTINPRLVRGLDYYNLTVFEWVTDKLGAQGTVCAGGRYDGLVEQLGGKPTPACGFAMGVERLIALIRDSGGEPAAPAPDVYLVHQGDVASRQAFRVAEGLRDQGINVLLHCGGGSFKSQMKKADGSGATFAVIIGDDEAATGEAQLKALREEGVAQLKLKVDDLADAIIGQLIDSDEEE, from the coding sequence ATGAGTCAAACGTTGCAAGCCGTGCGCGGGATGAACGACATCCTGCCCGAAGAAGCGGCATTCTGGGAACTGTTCGAGGACACCATCCGTGCGTGGCTGAAGGGCTACGGCTATCGCCCCATCCGCATGCCCATCGTCGAACCGACGCCGCTCTTCAAGCGCGCCATCGGTGAAGTCACCGATATCGTCGAGAAGGAAATGTATTCCTTTATCGACGGCCTGAACGGCGAGGCGCTGACCTTGCGTCCCGAAGGCACTGCTGGTTGCGTGCGTGCCGTGATCGAGCACAACCTGGCCGCCCGTCAGACACAGCGCCTCTACTACATCGGCCAGATGTTCCGTCATGAACGGCCGCAGAAGGGGCGTTACCGCCAGTTTCATCAGGTCGGCGTCGAATCCTTCGGCTTCACCGGTCCGGACATCGATGCCGAAATGATACTGATGGGCGCCCGCCTGTGGGCCGATCTCGGCCTCGACGGCATCGAACTGCAGCTCAACAGCCTAGGCCAGGCGGAGGAGCGCGCCCAGCACCGGGCGGCCTTGATCGCCTATTTCGAGGAACACGCCGAGCTGCTCGACGAAGATGCCAAGCGCCGTCTGCACACCAACCCGCTGCGCATCCTCGATACCAAGAACCCGGCGATGCAGGATCTTTGCGCTGCCGCACCGAGGCTGATCGACTACCTCGGGGCCGAGTCACTGGCGCATTTTGAGGGCGTCCAGCGCGTGTTACGCGATGCCGGCATCCCCTTCACAATCAATCCGCGTCTGGTGCGCGGCCTCGATTACTACAACCTGACCGTCTTCGAATGGGTCACCGACAAGCTCGGCGCCCAGGGGACGGTCTGTGCCGGCGGCCGTTACGACGGACTGGTCGAGCAACTCGGTGGCAAGCCGACGCCGGCCTGCGGCTTTGCGATGGGCGTCGAACGCCTGATCGCATTGATCAGAGACTCCGGCGGCGAACCGGCGGCTCCGGCGCCTGATGTCTATTTGGTGCATCAAGGTGATGTCGCTTCCCGCCAGGCTTTCCGCGTTGCCGAAGGGCTGCGCGACCAGGGGATTAACGTGTTGCTGCATTGCGGTGGCGGCAGCTTCAAGTCGCAGATGAAGAAAGCCGATGGCAGCGGGGCGACATTTGCCGTCATCATCGGCGACGATGAAGCGGCGACCGGTGAAGCCCAACTCAAGGCGCTGCGCGAAGAAGGCGTGGCCCAACTTAAACTGAAGGTCGATGATCTGGCGGATGCCATCATCGGGCAATTGATCGATTCGGACGAAGAGGAATAA
- a CDS encoding YfgM family protein, whose protein sequence is MAHYDLEEQEQIDTLKTWWKMYGNLVTGVITVFCLAVIGWQGWNWYQRGQSTQAAAIYAVLEQAVAAGDAQKVKSSAGELAEKFGSTSYASLAALLAARQSFEAGDLKTAKAQLSWAAANGKDEVKDLARLRLAAVHLDEKAYDEALKQLAGASLPAFEARFQELKGDVLAAQGKKSEARGAYQAALDHASGKAGAGRELLRQKLDSLGKAA, encoded by the coding sequence ATGGCGCACTACGACCTAGAAGAACAGGAACAGATCGACACGCTGAAAACCTGGTGGAAGATGTATGGCAACCTGGTGACCGGTGTGATCACTGTGTTTTGCCTGGCAGTGATCGGCTGGCAAGGCTGGAACTGGTATCAGCGGGGCCAGTCGACACAGGCGGCGGCGATCTATGCGGTCCTCGAACAGGCTGTGGCGGCTGGCGATGCCCAGAAGGTCAAGTCGTCTGCCGGCGAACTGGCGGAAAAGTTCGGCAGCACCAGTTATGCTTCTCTAGCCGCTTTGCTGGCGGCCAGGCAATCCTTTGAAGCAGGCGACCTCAAAACGGCCAAGGCACAGCTGAGCTGGGCTGCCGCCAATGGCAAGGATGAGGTCAAGGATCTCGCCCGTCTGCGTTTGGCAGCCGTGCACCTTGACGAAAAAGCCTATGACGAGGCGCTGAAGCAATTGGCTGGGGCCTCGTTGCCCGCCTTCGAGGCTCGTTTTCAGGAGCTGAAGGGTGATGTGCTGGCCGCCCAGGGCAAGAAGTCCGAAGCGCGCGGTGCCTACCAAGCCGCCCTGGACCATGCTTCCGGCAAGGCCGGCGCCGGGCGCGAACTGCTCCGGCAAAAGCTTGACAGCCTGGGGAAGGCCGCC